Proteins found in one Triticum urartu cultivar G1812 chromosome 4, Tu2.1, whole genome shotgun sequence genomic segment:
- the LOC125554263 gene encoding purine permease 3-like, whose amino-acid sequence MAITTASASPGPAMQEAAKTPSTSPPRATAASPARYRPSPLVIFSACLVLIGSSGPLLLRVYFVHGGQRLWLSALVQISGWPLLLPPLCVSIFRGRRHGIVNLLLPPRLVGAAVVLGSLYAVSCFVYAMGSQALPLSTSSLLLATQLAFTAVFAFLFVGLRFTPFSANAVLLLTIGPAVLGVGPGSGKPAGEPSKTYWTGFCEAIAAAALAGLVLPLVEVAMERFGRRRGPAASAPPPYSTVMQMQAMMGLAGTMVCLLGMAIKGDFKALPIEAAAFGLGETKYYLVLMWGAVAWQLLNLGVVGLVTCASSLLAGIMVAVLLPLSEVLAVIFLHEKFDGPKGIALVLCLWGFASYMYGERVQQKKAAAQKNQLLQQQMARKTGDLELANP is encoded by the coding sequence ATGGCGATCACAACTGCTAGTGCCAGTCCGGGTCCGGCCATGCAAGAAGCGGCAAAGACGCCAAGCacctcgccgccccgcgccacggCCGCCTCGCCGGCTCGCTACCGGCCTTCGCCGCTGGTCATATTCAGCGCCTGCCTCGTCCTCATCGGCTCCAGCGGGCCGCTCCTGCTGCGGGTCTACTTCGTCCACGGCGGCCAACGCCTCTGGCTCTCCGCGCTGGTCCAGATCTCCGGCTGGccgctcctcctcccgcccctcTGCGTCTCCATCTTCCGCGGCCGCCGCCACGGCATCGTCAACCTCCTCCTCCCGCCTCGCCTCGTTGGCGCGGCCGTCGTGCTAGGCAGTTTGTACGCCGTGTCGTGCTTCGTGTACGCGATGGGGTCGCAGGCGCTGCCGCTGTCCACCTCGTCCTTGCTGCTGGCGACACAGCTCGCCTTCACCGCCGTGTTCGCGTTCCTCTTCGTCGGGCTCCGCTTCACGCCCTTCTCTGCCAACGCCGTCTTGCTGCTCACCATCGGTCCGGCGGTTCTCGGCGTCGGTCCCGGGTCCGGGAAGCCGGCGGGGGAGCCATCCAAGACGTACTGGACCGGGTTCTGCGAGGCCATCGCGGCGGCCGCGCTCGCCGGACTCGTGCTGCCGCTCGTTGAGGTCGCCATGGAGCGGTTTGGGCGGCGGAGGGGACCAGCCGCGAGCGCGCCGCCACCCTACTCCACGGTGATGCAGATGCAGGCCATGATGGGCCTCGCCGGCACGATGGTGTGCCTCCTCGGCATGGCCATCAAGGGCGACTTCAAGGCGCTGCCGATCGAGGCGGCGGCATTCGGGCTCGGCGAGACCAAGTACTACCTAGTGCTCATGTGGGGCGCCGTGGCGTGGCAGCTGCTCAACCTGGGCGTCGTGGGGCTCGTCACTTGCGCCTCTTCGCTCCTCGCCGGCATCATGGTCGCCGTCCTCCTGCCGCTCTCCGAGGTCCTCGCCGTCATCTTCCTCCACGAGAAGTTCGATGGGCCAAAGGGCATCGCGCTCGTGCTCTGTCTCTGGGGCTTTGCCTCCTACATGTACGGCGAGAGGGTCCAGcagaagaaggcggcggcgcagaaGAACCAGCTGCTGCAGCAGCAGATGGCGAGGAAAACCGGAGACCTCGAGCTGGCTAACCCTTGA